From Halobacteriovorax sp. GB3, a single genomic window includes:
- a CDS encoding glycosyltransferase family 9 protein, whose translation MRVLINRTDAIGDNLLTMPLARAIKEHFPECQIGIITSPRCEDIYKAHKDIDKVFLYDKGASFLKNLKRSFSIFNSFKPDTYFFVGGSHIPSLVAFLKKTNFRGGLKSKWQTFLFLSKGVRQKRSIVSMHESEYNLELLRPLIQHIQEAPFYPPSIHLEANEVEESLDLFWDDSQKDANKELFFIHPGMTGHTLNWSSRNYGRLITRLEKRYPERFLYVISHTPSDERFLTGLREQIQSFDENKVYFFDGSKRGLRHYMAVLSTAKLFLGPSTGTTHIANILGVKTVGIYSPIKVQSSMRWRPFFNSRDSLRVVTPDVVCGEQFKCAGESCPYFECMAKIEVDDIIKQINELLEHS comes from the coding sequence TTGAGAGTACTTATCAATAGAACTGATGCCATTGGGGATAATTTACTAACAATGCCCCTTGCTAGAGCAATTAAAGAACATTTTCCTGAATGTCAGATTGGCATTATTACTTCACCACGCTGTGAAGATATCTACAAAGCTCATAAAGATATTGATAAAGTCTTTCTTTATGACAAAGGCGCAAGCTTTTTAAAGAATTTAAAACGTTCATTTTCTATTTTTAATTCATTTAAGCCCGATACATATTTCTTTGTTGGAGGCTCACATATTCCTTCACTTGTCGCTTTTTTGAAAAAGACGAATTTTCGTGGAGGTTTGAAATCGAAGTGGCAAACCTTTCTCTTTCTATCTAAGGGCGTTAGACAAAAAAGGTCCATCGTCTCAATGCATGAAAGTGAATACAATTTAGAACTTCTAAGGCCATTGATTCAACATATTCAGGAAGCACCTTTTTATCCACCTTCAATTCACTTGGAAGCTAATGAAGTGGAGGAGAGTCTCGATTTATTTTGGGATGACAGTCAAAAAGATGCGAATAAAGAGCTTTTTTTCATTCACCCTGGAATGACTGGGCACACACTCAATTGGTCCTCAAGAAATTATGGCCGATTGATTACAAGACTTGAAAAACGCTATCCCGAGCGTTTCCTCTACGTCATCTCACATACTCCCTCTGATGAGCGATTTCTTACGGGACTTAGAGAGCAAATACAATCTTTTGATGAGAATAAAGTTTACTTCTTTGATGGCTCTAAACGCGGTCTTCGCCACTACATGGCCGTTCTTTCAACGGCGAAACTTTTTCTTGGTCCCTCGACGGGAACAACTCACATCGCTAATATCTTAGGGGTTAAGACTGTTGGGATTTATTCGCCTATCAAGGTTCAATCTTCAATGAGATGGAGACCATTTTTTAATAGTCGAGACTCTTTAAGAGTCGTCACTCCCGATGTTGTGTGTGGAGAGCAATTTAAGTGCGCCGGAGAGTCTTGCCCTTATTTTGAGTGCATGGCCAAAATTGAAGTAGACGATATAATAAAACAAATAAATGAATTACTGGAGCATTCATAG
- the cmk gene encoding (d)CMP kinase yields the protein MEYSKVIAIDGPSGSGKSTIAKKLARSLNLLYIDTGAMFRAIAYQVNEEGIELNWSMGLGDFISSMDMQYGLSDECLISINGHNLTDKIREHHVSKLASIISQIPEIRSYLLDYQRNLAKNDVCVMEGRDIGTVVFPNAFCKFFVTASVEVRSKRRLEQLVESGDENVTLSQVMKDVEKRDKSDMSRDVAPLKQASDAKLVDTSSMNIESVLEELKLGALNKAQEVGITIQ from the coding sequence ATGGAATATTCAAAAGTTATCGCCATTGATGGTCCGAGTGGCAGTGGGAAATCTACAATTGCTAAGAAATTAGCAAGGTCTTTAAACCTTCTTTATATTGATACAGGTGCAATGTTTCGCGCGATTGCTTATCAAGTCAATGAAGAGGGAATAGAGCTCAACTGGTCTATGGGACTAGGGGATTTTATCTCATCAATGGATATGCAATACGGTCTTTCTGATGAATGTCTCATAAGTATTAATGGGCACAATCTTACAGATAAGATTCGTGAGCATCACGTTTCTAAACTAGCTTCTATTATTTCTCAGATTCCTGAAATTAGGTCATATCTTCTCGATTATCAAAGAAACCTCGCTAAGAATGATGTCTGTGTCATGGAAGGGCGAGATATTGGAACTGTTGTTTTTCCAAATGCCTTTTGTAAGTTCTTTGTGACAGCTTCAGTTGAAGTACGCTCAAAGAGAAGACTTGAGCAACTTGTAGAAAGTGGCGATGAGAATGTCACACTTTCTCAAGTGATGAAAGATGTGGAAAAGAGGGACAAAAGTGACATGAGTCGAGATGTTGCTCCACTGAAGCAAGCGAGTGATGCAAAACTCGTCGATACGAGCTCTATGAATATAGAATCAGTTCTTGAAGAATTGAAACTTGGAGCTTTGAACAAGGCACAGGAAGTCGGAATCACAATTCAATAA